One Pseudoalteromonas aliena SW19 genomic window carries:
- the arsC gene encoding arsenate reductase (glutaredoxin) (This arsenate reductase requires both glutathione and glutaredoxin to convert arsenate to arsenite, after which the efflux transporter formed by ArsA and ArsB can extrude the arsenite from the cell, providing resistance.), which translates to MSVTLYHNSRCSKSRETLALLQNNSIEPTIVEYLKTPLTHQQITTLISQLGFSSARDLMRTKEDDYKSLNLKDETSENALINAIVQNPKLIERPIVVNNNKAAIGRPPENVLSVL; encoded by the coding sequence ATGTCTGTTACCCTTTATCATAATTCGCGTTGCTCTAAATCACGTGAAACGCTTGCTTTATTACAAAATAATTCTATTGAGCCGACAATTGTCGAGTATTTAAAAACACCATTAACTCATCAACAAATAACAACACTTATTAGTCAGCTTGGTTTTTCATCAGCCCGTGATTTAATGCGCACCAAAGAAGATGATTACAAATCACTGAATTTAAAAGATGAAACAAGTGAAAATGCACTAATTAATGCAATAGTTCAAAATCCCAAGCTTATTGAACGCCCTATTGTCGTCAATAATAATAAAGCAGCAATTGGACGCCCACCAGAAAACGTACTAAGCGTTTTATAA
- the bepA gene encoding beta-barrel assembly-enhancing protease yields MQLKSAFTALCSAVITFSLLVSEPLKAQTNFTLPDLGTSALQALPLEKERAVGEVMMMQIRGSSPVINDPVLDEYLTTIGRKLVANANDVRFPFSFFWINNTEINAFAFYGGHVGVHTGLIAQADNESQFASVLGHEVAHVTQRHLARRIQQQQDNSALTIAGMIAGILATVVAPDAGIAIISASQTQSAFSQLTHSRSAEQEADRIGMQTLNNAGFDARASSEFLTKLAAQIRYKYKPPAFLLTHPLPESRVSDVRLRAEQFPMRRLPASLDFDLAKSRVIARYDNKPEDAESLFRKLMREESYHSVALEYGLAISLLDQDKLDEAQPILDKLLKNDPKNLFYIDTKTDLFIAQKNAAEAVTFLAERNKYRPNNQVITLNYANAALEAEQYELAENILKSFLLEKPEHSLGKQLLADAYQKQDKLAAYHEANADVLSQYGAYLKAADEIQKALNFVEPTELIKQQRLKALLTQYRRLQKELARL; encoded by the coding sequence ATGCAACTAAAATCAGCCTTTACCGCGCTATGCAGTGCCGTGATCACATTTAGCTTATTAGTCAGTGAGCCTTTAAAAGCACAAACTAATTTCACGCTTCCTGATTTAGGCACATCTGCATTACAAGCTCTTCCGCTCGAAAAAGAGCGTGCTGTTGGCGAAGTGATGATGATGCAAATACGTGGCTCTTCTCCTGTAATTAACGACCCTGTGCTTGATGAATACTTAACAACGATTGGTCGTAAGCTTGTTGCTAACGCGAATGATGTCCGGTTTCCGTTTTCGTTTTTTTGGATAAATAATACTGAAATAAACGCATTTGCATTTTACGGCGGGCACGTCGGCGTTCATACAGGCTTAATTGCGCAAGCTGATAACGAAAGTCAGTTCGCTTCGGTCCTTGGTCACGAAGTTGCCCATGTAACCCAGCGCCACCTAGCCCGTAGAATTCAACAACAACAGGATAATAGCGCATTGACGATTGCGGGTATGATTGCCGGTATATTAGCAACTGTTGTGGCACCCGATGCAGGCATTGCTATTATTTCAGCAAGTCAAACGCAATCTGCTTTTAGCCAATTAACACATAGCCGCTCGGCTGAGCAAGAAGCAGACCGTATCGGTATGCAAACACTTAATAATGCAGGTTTTGATGCGCGTGCATCCAGTGAATTTTTAACCAAACTAGCTGCGCAAATTCGATACAAGTATAAGCCACCAGCTTTTTTGCTAACTCACCCACTACCAGAGAGTCGTGTATCTGATGTACGCTTACGTGCAGAACAATTTCCTATGCGTCGCTTACCTGCCAGCCTCGATTTTGATTTAGCCAAAAGCCGAGTGATTGCCCGTTACGATAACAAACCAGAAGATGCTGAATCCTTATTTAGAAAATTAATGCGTGAAGAGAGTTACCATAGCGTTGCACTAGAATACGGTTTAGCTATTAGCCTACTGGATCAAGATAAATTAGATGAAGCACAGCCTATTTTAGATAAGTTATTAAAAAATGATCCTAAAAACCTTTTTTATATCGATACTAAAACCGATTTATTTATCGCTCAAAAAAATGCGGCTGAAGCGGTTACATTTTTAGCCGAACGCAACAAATATCGCCCTAACAATCAAGTTATTACACTTAACTATGCTAATGCTGCACTTGAGGCAGAACAATATGAGCTGGCAGAAAATATACTTAAAAGTTTTTTACTTGAAAAGCCAGAGCACAGCTTAGGAAAGCAGCTACTTGCCGATGCTTATCAAAAACAAGATAAACTCGCGGCGTATCATGAGGCGAATGCCGATGTTTTATCGCAATATGGAGCATACTTAAAAGCTGCTGATGAAATCCAAAAAGCACTTAACTTCGTAGAGCCTACAGAGCTTATAAAACAGCAACGATTAAAAGCATTACTTACCCAATACCGTCGTTTACAAAAAGAGCTTGCAAGACTTTAA
- a CDS encoding AI-2E family transporter, whose product MFEYVKTWYERKFSDPHSVTLLFLLLASVALLYFFGSLIVPVLVALVIAYLLDWPVIHLERFGLKRFTATVIVMLIFTGIMLTLILVIGPVLWKQTSNLVQETPHMVEQGKSYLMALPEQYPRLINLEQVQAIVATVETKVIDFGQVLLSFSLTSLKDVVAWLIYLVLVPLLVFFMLKDKLELTGSVAKLIPQQRRLILQVWNEMNQQIMNYIRGKVFEILIVGGISFIAFTVLDLRYAALLGVLVGFSVLIPFVGAALVTIPVAAVALFQFGLETQFWTILIIYGIIQALDGNVLVPLLFSEAVDLNPVFIIVAVLFFGGLWGFWGVFFAIPLASLVKALITAWSSTHEELTKELA is encoded by the coding sequence ATGTTTGAATATGTAAAAACATGGTACGAAAGGAAGTTCTCGGATCCTCATTCGGTTACCTTATTATTTTTGTTATTGGCCTCTGTTGCCTTGTTGTACTTTTTTGGCTCGTTAATTGTTCCAGTGTTGGTAGCTTTGGTTATTGCTTATTTACTTGATTGGCCCGTTATACATCTAGAACGTTTTGGTTTAAAACGATTTACAGCAACCGTCATTGTAATGCTAATATTTACCGGCATTATGCTCACGCTTATTTTGGTCATTGGCCCTGTGCTTTGGAAGCAAACGAGTAACTTGGTGCAAGAAACGCCTCATATGGTTGAGCAAGGTAAGTCTTATTTAATGGCTTTACCCGAGCAATACCCACGTTTAATTAATCTTGAACAAGTACAAGCAATTGTTGCAACGGTTGAGACTAAAGTTATTGATTTTGGTCAAGTTTTGTTGTCGTTTTCATTAACGTCTTTAAAAGATGTCGTAGCTTGGCTGATTTATTTAGTGCTTGTGCCACTACTTGTGTTTTTTATGCTCAAAGATAAATTAGAACTGACAGGAAGCGTAGCTAAATTGATCCCTCAACAGCGACGTTTGATTTTACAAGTATGGAATGAAATGAACCAACAAATCATGAATTATATTCGTGGTAAAGTGTTTGAAATTTTGATTGTAGGCGGTATTTCATTTATTGCGTTTACGGTCTTAGATTTACGTTATGCGGCGCTACTTGGTGTACTTGTCGGTTTTTCGGTGTTGATCCCGTTTGTAGGGGCGGCGCTTGTGACTATTCCTGTTGCAGCTGTGGCCTTATTTCAATTTGGATTAGAAACCCAGTTTTGGACTATTTTAATTATTTACGGAATTATTCAGGCGTTAGACGGTAACGTGCTTGTCCCATTACTTTTTTCTGAAGCGGTTGATTTAAACCCCGTGTTTATAATTGTAGCGGTGCTATTTTTTGGTGGGTTATGGGGCTTTTGGGGGGTGTTCTTTGCAATCCCTCTGGCTTCGTTAGTAAAAGCGCTAATAACAGCTTGGTCATCAACCCATGAAGAGCTTACTAAAGAGCTCGCATAA
- a CDS encoding aminotransferase class V-fold PLP-dependent enzyme: MSEFLLHDEPVTQVYLDANATTPVLPCIADVVSHTMQICFGNPSSPHITGIQAKHLLEQTRQKARTVIGANSGDILFTSGATEGIQTAVVSTLINAKKNLIKNPVLLYGATEHKAVPNTLKHWNSVLEINAQVLAIPVDSNGILDLDFIAKHINNALMICTMAVNNETGVYQDLNAIERTIRSRNNDVSWMVDCVQALGKQALTLSDTTIDYAPFSGHKLYAPKGIGFLYIREGSAYTPFIAGGGQESGMRSGTENLPGIAGLNKLFSMLLDKSERTFKSADVLNAYRSQLQSAIVDTFGDITFNHDFTCSVPTTLNFAVNDLTSKEVIDLFDAAGIRVSGGSACSTGASTSFVLDAMGASKWQSENAIRLSFGPAATKEDIDHACTRIRALKVILQANCLIVSDSTTPQQEVCALGLTQFRHLGACSWLYVSDNKQAVIIDPIIELIPRFEKIANTQNLFIKGVLNTHMHQERSSAITLLSSVLADRILKADVDELGWPINEQHIALGQDVLEKITTPGHSQDSVSYILKNAKSNMSYCFCGDLILPAGLGNTSLIGGDAKKMAESILKLDAQLNDTSVICSGHDYQQCFAMNWAVQQAQTPLLNALITRGIDTDEFAVKKQSYDAVKQVNSTQLCGYVNALPEIETQQLSFNDAKKMLKASNTYLIDTREPYEHDANNVAQLFNTDDDKTLNIPLSRMANAIVEEQLSKSKHYILLCRSGNRSKVAATNLIQLGYKKVYNLSGGLALSH, encoded by the coding sequence ATGTCTGAGTTTTTATTGCACGATGAGCCAGTAACACAAGTTTACCTTGATGCAAACGCAACAACGCCAGTATTGCCTTGTATTGCTGATGTTGTTTCTCATACCATGCAAATTTGTTTTGGTAATCCTTCCAGCCCTCATATTACGGGTATTCAAGCAAAACATTTATTAGAACAAACACGCCAAAAAGCACGCACGGTTATTGGTGCAAACAGTGGTGATATTTTATTTACCTCTGGTGCGACTGAAGGTATTCAAACTGCGGTGGTCTCTACGCTTATTAACGCTAAAAAAAATCTGATTAAAAACCCTGTGCTGTTATACGGCGCGACAGAGCATAAAGCGGTCCCAAACACGTTAAAACATTGGAACAGTGTGCTCGAAATCAATGCACAAGTGTTAGCTATTCCTGTGGATAGTAATGGTATTTTAGACTTAGATTTTATAGCAAAGCACATTAACAACGCGTTGATGATCTGCACCATGGCGGTTAATAACGAAACGGGCGTATATCAAGACTTAAATGCTATTGAACGCACAATTCGTAGCCGCAACAATGATGTATCGTGGATGGTTGATTGCGTTCAAGCATTAGGTAAGCAAGCGTTAACATTGAGTGACACAACCATAGATTACGCACCGTTTTCTGGGCATAAACTGTATGCGCCTAAAGGTATTGGCTTTTTATACATTCGTGAGGGCAGTGCATATACGCCTTTTATTGCCGGTGGCGGTCAAGAAAGTGGTATGCGTTCGGGAACCGAAAACCTACCGGGTATTGCGGGCCTAAATAAACTATTTAGTATGTTGCTTGATAAATCTGAGCGCACATTTAAATCGGCTGATGTACTTAACGCTTATCGTAGTCAGCTGCAAAGTGCCATTGTAGATACCTTTGGTGATATTACATTTAATCATGATTTTACTTGTAGTGTGCCAACGACACTGAATTTTGCTGTTAACGATTTAACCAGTAAAGAAGTTATAGACTTATTTGATGCGGCGGGAATTCGTGTTAGTGGTGGCTCTGCTTGCAGTACAGGTGCATCAACCAGTTTTGTTTTAGATGCAATGGGTGCAAGCAAGTGGCAAAGCGAAAACGCGATTAGGCTATCGTTTGGGCCTGCGGCAACGAAGGAAGATATTGATCATGCTTGTACGCGTATACGGGCTCTTAAGGTGATATTGCAGGCGAATTGTTTAATAGTATCTGACAGTACAACACCTCAGCAAGAAGTGTGCGCGCTTGGTTTAACTCAGTTTAGGCACTTAGGTGCATGTAGTTGGCTTTATGTGAGCGATAACAAGCAGGCCGTTATTATTGATCCCATAATAGAGCTTATTCCTCGCTTTGAAAAAATAGCTAATACGCAGAACCTTTTTATTAAGGGGGTATTAAATACGCATATGCATCAAGAGCGAAGTTCAGCAATTACTTTGTTAAGCAGTGTACTAGCTGATCGTATCCTTAAAGCCGATGTTGATGAGCTAGGCTGGCCTATAAATGAGCAACACATAGCATTGGGCCAAGATGTGTTAGAAAAAATAACCACGCCAGGGCATAGCCAAGATAGTGTTAGCTATATTCTTAAAAACGCTAAAAGTAACATGAGTTACTGTTTTTGTGGCGATTTGATACTACCAGCAGGTTTGGGTAATACATCACTTATCGGTGGTGATGCTAAAAAAATGGCGGAGTCTATTTTAAAGCTAGACGCACAATTAAATGACACGAGCGTCATTTGTTCGGGCCATGATTACCAACAATGCTTTGCTATGAACTGGGCTGTACAACAAGCACAAACGCCATTACTAAATGCATTGATCACTCGTGGTATTGATACTGATGAATTTGCAGTTAAAAAGCAAAGTTACGATGCAGTTAAACAAGTTAATAGTACACAATTGTGTGGTTATGTAAATGCACTGCCTGAAATTGAGACACAACAACTGAGTTTTAATGACGCTAAAAAAATGTTAAAAGCAAGTAATACCTATTTAATAGATACTCGCGAACCATATGAACATGATGCTAATAACGTGGCGCAGTTATTTAATACAGATGATGATAAAACCCTCAACATACCGTTGAGTCGTATGGCGAATGCCATCGTAGAAGAGCAGTTAAGTAAAAGTAAGCACTATATTTTATTGTGTCGCAGTGGTAACCGCTCAAAAGTAGCGGCCACTAATTTAATACAATTGGGTTATAAAAAGGTTTATAACTTAAGCGGTGGGTTAGCGCTGAGTCATTAA
- the pgi gene encoding glucose-6-phosphate isomerase, translating to MSNRTQLASWQALEKSAAKMKQTHLKTLFAQDDTRFSQFSTQIPSVLFDYSKQLIDNDVFANLMSLAKECDIASWRDKMFSGEKINITENRSVLHTALRNRAHTPLFVDGEDVTQAVDNELAKIKTFVEKVRSGNWVGYTGKTVKDVVSIGVGGSNLGPQMATEALKALADDTLNVHYVSNADGVQIASVLKAIDPETTLFVISSKTFTTSETMTNAKTAVDWFLETAKNESAIAKHFVAVSTNLEKTAAFGISDENVFTMWDWVGGRFSLWSAIGLPIALYLGYEAFEAILEGAFEVDEHFKAAEFEQNIPLIMALLSVWNTSFLGYKAQAILPYDQALHMLPAYLQQGEMESNGKHVNFAGETVPYTTVPIIWGMTGINGQHAFYQCLHQGNVVVPADFIASVKPQVNVDKHHDILLSNFFAQTEAMMSGVDAAQVTADLTAKGKSQAQIDELLNHKIHQGNRPTTSMLLDTVDAKAVGRLIALYEHKIFCQGIILEICSFDQWGVELGKGLASKIESELTDESVKHTHDSSTNGLMAYYKQNRTQ from the coding sequence ATGTCTAACCGAACGCAATTAGCAAGCTGGCAAGCACTAGAGAAAAGTGCAGCTAAGATGAAGCAAACTCATCTTAAAACGTTATTTGCACAAGATGACACACGCTTTTCTCAGTTTTCGACTCAAATACCCAGCGTATTATTCGACTACTCTAAGCAACTTATTGATAACGATGTTTTTGCTAACCTAATGTCGCTTGCTAAAGAATGCGATATTGCATCGTGGCGCGATAAAATGTTCAGTGGTGAAAAAATTAACATCACTGAAAATCGTTCAGTGTTACATACGGCGCTGCGTAATCGTGCTCATACGCCACTTTTTGTTGATGGTGAAGACGTAACACAAGCGGTAGATAACGAATTAGCTAAAATTAAAACATTTGTTGAAAAGGTACGAAGTGGTAACTGGGTAGGTTATACCGGTAAAACTGTAAAAGATGTTGTAAGCATTGGTGTTGGCGGCTCTAACCTTGGGCCACAAATGGCCACTGAAGCACTTAAAGCATTAGCTGACGATACACTAAATGTGCATTACGTATCTAATGCTGATGGCGTTCAAATTGCATCTGTTTTAAAAGCAATTGACCCTGAAACAACGTTATTCGTTATTTCCTCAAAAACATTTACGACATCAGAAACCATGACCAATGCAAAAACAGCCGTGGATTGGTTTTTAGAAACTGCGAAAAATGAAAGCGCAATTGCAAAACATTTTGTTGCGGTAAGTACAAACTTAGAAAAAACGGCAGCCTTTGGGATTAGCGACGAAAACGTATTCACTATGTGGGATTGGGTAGGCGGTCGCTTTTCACTTTGGAGTGCGATAGGCTTACCCATTGCGTTGTATTTAGGGTATGAGGCTTTTGAGGCGATTTTAGAAGGCGCGTTTGAAGTAGACGAGCATTTTAAAGCAGCAGAATTTGAGCAAAATATACCATTAATCATGGCGTTGCTTAGCGTTTGGAATACCAGCTTTTTAGGTTATAAGGCACAGGCTATTTTACCTTACGATCAAGCGCTTCATATGTTGCCAGCTTATTTACAGCAAGGTGAGATGGAAAGTAACGGTAAGCATGTTAATTTTGCCGGCGAAACTGTGCCTTATACTACAGTTCCTATTATTTGGGGCATGACGGGTATTAATGGTCAGCACGCGTTTTATCAGTGTTTACACCAAGGTAATGTAGTCGTACCTGCCGATTTTATTGCATCAGTTAAACCACAAGTGAATGTTGATAAGCATCATGATATTTTATTATCAAACTTCTTCGCACAAACAGAAGCAATGATGAGTGGTGTAGATGCAGCGCAAGTTACTGCTGATTTAACCGCTAAGGGTAAATCGCAAGCGCAAATAGATGAATTGTTAAATCATAAAATTCATCAGGGGAATCGTCCAACAACGTCTATGCTATTGGATACAGTTGATGCTAAAGCAGTAGGGCGTTTAATTGCGCTGTATGAACACAAGATTTTTTGCCAAGGCATTATTTTAGAAATATGTTCGTTTGATCAATGGGGTGTTGAACTTGGTAAAGGTCTAGCATCTAAAATTGAAAGTGAACTCACTGACGAAAGTGTTAAACACACGCACGATAGTTCTACAAACGGCTTAATGGCGTACTACAAGCAAAACCGTACGCAGTAA
- the zwf gene encoding glucose-6-phosphate dehydrogenase has product MLNPFDIIIFGGGGDLALRKLLPAMYRAYQEGNLPEGSRILPTVREESKKSEYIETAHKALQEFLSKGEFNAKDWKAFSTYLVPVVSNVTEADNNWDVLKNILDEHDSTKSRVFYLSLPPAVYGTCCEILSSKGLITPTSRVVVEKPIGYCGESAEAINSKIAEFFEEEQIFRIDHYLGKETVQNLMALRFSNSLFENMWDAKSIDNIQISLSETVGLESRAGFYDKAGALRDMVQNHLLQLLCLVAMEAPNKLNANSIRNEKLKVLEALRPLISGDVDEHTVRGQYVPGDLNGKIVPGYLEELNEGSSKTETFVAIRAHIDNWRWAGVPFYLRTGKRMTKRCAEIVVEYKKVSHNIYEDNVGNIEPNRLVIRLQPEETIQLTLMSKRLDNLEMQLEPVTMNIELSQAYSNGFHSDAYKRLMLDAAANNPSLFIHRDEVRQAWKWIDPIIDRWQEKGKPALYRAGSWGPDDADELLAEKNHVWFNTGEKA; this is encoded by the coding sequence ATGCTTAATCCTTTTGATATTATAATTTTTGGGGGCGGTGGTGACCTTGCGTTACGCAAATTATTACCTGCAATGTATCGAGCATATCAAGAAGGTAATTTACCTGAAGGCTCACGTATTTTGCCAACGGTACGCGAAGAAAGTAAAAAATCCGAGTACATAGAAACAGCACACAAGGCTTTACAAGAATTTTTAAGCAAAGGTGAGTTTAACGCTAAAGATTGGAAGGCATTTTCTACTTATTTAGTGCCTGTGGTGAGTAATGTTACCGAAGCTGATAATAACTGGGATGTGCTCAAAAATATTTTAGATGAGCACGATAGCACTAAGTCTCGCGTGTTTTATTTATCTCTTCCGCCAGCGGTATACGGCACTTGCTGCGAAATACTCTCTAGCAAAGGTTTAATTACACCAACATCACGCGTTGTAGTCGAAAAGCCAATTGGTTATTGTGGTGAATCTGCAGAAGCAATCAACTCTAAAATTGCAGAGTTTTTTGAAGAAGAGCAAATCTTTCGTATTGATCACTATCTTGGTAAAGAAACAGTACAAAATTTAATGGCACTGCGCTTTTCAAACTCTTTGTTTGAAAACATGTGGGATGCTAAATCAATAGATAACATTCAAATTAGCTTATCAGAAACAGTGGGCCTTGAAAGCCGTGCTGGTTTTTACGATAAAGCTGGCGCACTGCGTGACATGGTTCAAAATCATTTATTACAACTACTGTGTTTAGTTGCAATGGAAGCGCCTAATAAATTAAATGCAAATAGTATTCGTAACGAAAAATTAAAAGTATTAGAAGCGCTTCGTCCACTTATTAGTGGTGACGTTGATGAGCACACAGTACGTGGGCAATATGTACCAGGCGACTTAAATGGTAAAATTGTACCAGGCTATTTAGAAGAGCTAAATGAAGGCTCAAGTAAAACAGAAACCTTTGTGGCTATCCGTGCACATATCGATAACTGGCGTTGGGCAGGAGTGCCATTTTACCTTCGCACCGGTAAGCGAATGACGAAACGTTGTGCTGAGATTGTGGTTGAATATAAAAAAGTATCTCACAATATATATGAAGATAACGTAGGTAATATTGAACCAAACCGCCTTGTTATTCGTTTGCAGCCGGAGGAAACAATTCAATTAACGCTGATGTCTAAGCGTCTTGACAACCTTGAAATGCAGCTTGAGCCTGTCACCATGAACATTGAGCTTTCGCAGGCTTACAGCAATGGCTTTCATTCAGATGCATACAAACGCTTAATGCTGGATGCGGCTGCGAATAACCCATCGCTATTTATTCACCGAGATGAAGTTCGTCAAGCATGGAAATGGATTGATCCGATCATCGACCGCTGGCAAGAAAAAGGCAAACCGGCGCTTTACCGTGCTGGGAGCTGGGGTCCAGATGATGCTGATGAATTATTGGCTGAAAAAAATCATGTGTGGTTTAACACCGGTGAAAAGGCATAA
- the pgl gene encoding 6-phosphogluconolactonase, whose product MATLVEKFFDNKDALTKELSATLEQSLRDGIENDGRAVLMVSGGSSPAAAYKHLSTLDLDWKNVDVAMVDERWVDNTHEKSNEVFIKNTLLQNYGSAANFITMKNEAATAQQGQRVCDAAYSALKTPYDVTILGMGPDGHTASLFPNAEGLEDGLTTSQTVCAINAIQSDVTGSITERMTLTLNAIAQSKVVKLLISGEEKLAVYKQAKAGGDVNDMPLRAVLNHPNINIEVYWAP is encoded by the coding sequence ATGGCAACATTAGTTGAGAAATTTTTTGATAATAAAGATGCGTTGACGAAAGAGCTTTCAGCAACGCTTGAGCAATCACTGCGTGACGGCATTGAAAACGACGGCCGTGCAGTACTCATGGTATCAGGCGGTTCATCACCAGCAGCGGCCTATAAACACTTATCAACGCTTGATTTAGATTGGAAAAACGTTGATGTTGCTATGGTTGACGAACGCTGGGTAGACAATACACATGAAAAAAGTAATGAAGTGTTTATTAAAAATACATTATTACAAAACTACGGCAGTGCAGCTAACTTTATTACCATGAAAAACGAAGCGGCAACCGCACAGCAAGGCCAACGAGTATGTGACGCAGCATACAGTGCGTTAAAAACGCCATATGATGTGACCATTTTAGGCATGGGCCCAGACGGCCACACTGCATCGTTATTCCCAAATGCAGAAGGTTTAGAAGACGGTTTAACAACTTCGCAGACAGTATGTGCAATTAATGCGATACAAAGTGATGTGACAGGCAGTATCACTGAGCGTATGACTTTAACGTTAAATGCCATTGCGCAATCTAAAGTAGTTAAGCTTTTAATTAGTGGTGAAGAAAAACTGGCTGTTTATAAGCAAGCAAAAGCGGGTGGTGATGTCAATGATATGCCACTGCGCGCTGTGCTTAACCACCCAAATATAAATATTGAGGTATATTGGGCTCCTTAA